In the Helianthus annuus cultivar XRQ/B chromosome 11, HanXRQr2.0-SUNRISE, whole genome shotgun sequence genome, one interval contains:
- the LOC110891932 gene encoding beta-caryophyllene synthase, producing the protein MSFQQEVIRPLRYMQPSVWGDQFLIYNKKAQLADEVDRLVDDLKEEVRKDILAALDVPEEHTRLLKLIDTIQRLGISYYFEEDIDKALQHVYEAYGDDWNGSNPSLWFRLLRQHGFYISCDVFDNFKDEQGAFKESLTSDVEELLELYEATHMRVQGETVLDEALIFTRTRLAEIAKDPIRSNSTMSSHIQEALEQPLRKRLPRLEALRYIHFYQQASHNESLLKLAKLGFNMLQSLHKMELSQLSKWWKGIDVPNNLPYARDRLVESYFWALGVYFEPKYSLARIFLTKVIAMATVIDDTYDAYGTYEELEIFTEAVMRWSVTCLDMLPGYMKLIYQRLLDMYKEMEEILEKEGKTDLFNCAKEFMKTFIKGYMMEAKWLHEGYIPTTEEHASVAYVTGGGSILITSCFLGMADIVTDRSIKWALTEPPLFKASSKIGRLLNDIAGHKEEQERKHFPSSVESYKKQYDVTEEYAYDLLHKQIEDVWKDVNRESLLCKDVSMPILMVTVNLIRTLEVLYKDNDNFTHAGEEFISHINSLLIHAISI; encoded by the exons ATGTCTTTTCAACAAGAAGTTATTCGCCCACTTCGTTACATGCAACCCAGTGTTTGGGGAGACCAGTTTCTCATCTATAACAAG AAAGCACAGCTGGCCGATGAGGTGGATCGATTAGTTGATGATTTGAAAGAAGAAGTAAGGAAAGATATTCTGGCAGCTTTGGATGTTCCAGAGGAACATACGCGTTTGTTAAAACTAATTGACACAATCCAACGCCTTGGTATATCATATTATTTTGAGGAGGATATTGATAAAGCTTTGCagcatgtttatgaggcttatgGTGATGACTGGAATGGTAGTAACCCTTCGCTTTGGTTTCGACTCCTACGCCAACATGGCTTCTATATTTCATGCG ATGTTTTTGATAATTTTAAGGATGAACAAGGAGCTTTTAAAGAGTCCTTAACTAGTGATGTTGAAGAATTGCTTGAGTTGTACGAGGCAACACACATGAGGGTACAAGGTGAAACTGTACTAGATGAAGCGCTTATTTTTACTAGAACTCGTCTAGCTGAAATCGCAAAGGATCCTATTCGTAGCAACTCTACCATGTCGTCCCACATACAAGAAGCACTAGAGCAACCTTTACGTAAGAGGTTACCAAGACTAGAAGCGTTGCGCTACATTCATTTCTACCAACAAGCTTCTCATAATGAGTCACTACTTAAGCTTGCCAAGTTAGGATTCAATATGCTTCAATCATTACACAAAATGGAGCTTAGCCAACTTTCCAA GTGGTGGAAAGGAATTGATGTCCCGAACAATCTACCTTATGCAAGAGATAGATTGGTTGAATCCTACTTTTGGGCACTTGGTGTATACTTTGAACCAAAGTATTCTCTTGCTAGAATTTTCTTGACAAAAGTGATTGCTATGGCAACAGTTATTGATGACACTTACGATGCTTATGGTACATACGAAGAACTTGAGATCTTTACAGAAGCAGTTATGAG ATGGTCGGTTACATGCTTAGACATGCTTCCAGGATACATGAAACTGATATACCAAAGACTACTTGATATGTATAAGGAAATGGAAGAAATCCTGGAAAAGGAGGGAAAAACAGACCTTTTTAACTGTGCCAAGGAGTTT ATGAAAACGTTTATTAAAGGCTACATGATGGAAGCAAAATGGTTACATGAGGGGTACATACCAACAACAGAAGAGCATGCTTCGGTAGCATACGTCACAGGCGGTGGTAGCATACTTATAACATCATGTTTTCTAGGCATGGCTGATATAGTTACGGATAGATCGATCAAATGGGCTCTCACTGAACCTCCACTTTTCAAAGCCTCATCAAAAATTGGTAGACTTCTAAATGACATTGCAGGTCACAAG GAGGAGCAAGAGAGAAAGCATTTCCCATCAAGTGTTGAAAGTTACAAGAAGCAATATGATGTTACCGAAGAGTATGCCTACGACTTGTTGCACAAGCAAATAGAAGATGTGTGGAAGGATGTAAACCGAGAATCCCTCTTATGTAAAGATGTTTCGATGCCAATACTAATGGTTACAGTCAACTTGATAAGGACATTGGAAGTTCTGTATAAAGATAACGATAACTTTACACATGCGGGAGAAGAATTTATAAGTCATATAAATTCGTTGCTCATTCATGCTATAAGTATATGA